From the Solanum stenotomum isolate F172 chromosome 4, ASM1918654v1, whole genome shotgun sequence genome, one window contains:
- the LOC125862270 gene encoding ATP-dependent RNA helicase-like protein DB10 isoform X1 has product MAAILTASSGPSYAPEDPTLPKPWKGLVDGTTGYIYFWNPETNDTQYEKPVHSSNGVSAPAQKSAVFVSSSVQKPSQGQHYDPNGRHSRGSNSKVTSLKGDQNARSSSDHHEGYDSLGVGTDISQESYCRHNEISVMGGDVPAPLTSFEATGFPSEIVREMHQAGFSAPTPIQAQSWPVALQGRDIVAIAKTGSGKTLGYLIPGFIHLKNRRSNPQLGPTILVLSPTRELATQIQAEAVKFGKSSRISCTCLYGGAPKGPQLRELSRGVDIVVATPGRLNDILEMRRLSLGQVSYLVLDEADRMLDMGFEPQIRKIVKEVPTQRQTLMYTATWPKGVRKIAADLLVNSVQVNIGNVDELVANKSITQHIEVLSPMEKQRRLEQILRSNEPGSKIIIFCSTKKMCDQLSRNLTRNFGAAAIHGDKSQGERDYVLSQFRTGRSPVLVATDVAARGLDIKDIRVVVNFDFPTGIEDYVHRIGRTGRAGASGLAYTFFSDQDAKHALDLVKVLEGANQSVPTELRDMVSRGGGMGKARWGSGQGGRGGRFNGSYVGRNGGRGGGWNNSSSERGGGRGYDRGSRDSDRYLNADASRKRSRSRSPNKGSGWSDKKSRFT; this is encoded by the exons ATGGCTGCTATTTTAACTGCATCCTCTGGTCCAAGCTATGCACCAGAAGACCCTACTCTCCCCAAACCTTGGAAAGGCCTAGTTGATGGTACAACTGGATATATCTACTTCTGGAATCCAGAGACCAATGATACCCAATATGAGAAGCCTGTTCACTCATCCAATGGAGTGTCTGCTCCAGCACAAAAGTCAGCTGTATTTGTTAGTTCATCTGTTCAAAAACCCTCTCAAGGTCAACATTATGATCCAAACGGTAGGCATAGCAGAGGTAGCAACAGCAAGGTTACATCCCTGAAGGGAGATCAG AATGCGAGAAGCAGTTCAGATCATCACGAAGGCTATGATTCTCTAGGTGTAGGAACTGACATATCTCAGGAATCGTATTGCCGCCATAATGAGATCTCTGTTATG GGAGGTGATGTTCCTGCACCTTTGACATCATTTGAAGCAACTGGGTTTCCTTCAGAGATTGTGAGGGAG ATGCATCAGGCTGGGTTTTCTGCTCCTACTCCAATTCAGGCACAATCTTGGCCCGTTGCCCTTCAGGGCCGTGACATAGTAGCCATTGCGAAGACTGGGTCTGGGAAAACTTTGGGTTACTTGATTCCAGGATTTATTCATCTAAAAAATCGTCGCAGTAATCCTCAATTAGGCCCAACTATTTTGGTGCTCTCACCAACAAGAGAGTTAGCCACGCAGATACAAGCTGAAGCTGTAAAGTTTGGGAAATCCTCTAGGATATCTTGCACG TGCCTGTATGGAGGTGCTCCAAAAGGTCCTCAACTCCGAGAGCTGAGTAGGGGTGTAGATATTGTTGTCGCCACTCCTGGTCGTTTGAATGACATACTGGAAATGAGAAGGCTTAGTCTTGGTCAAGTTTCTTACCTGGTGTTAGATGAAGCAGATCGTATGCTAGACATGGGATTTGAACCTCAGATAAGAAAGATTGTGAAAGAGGTGCCTACGCAGAGGCAGACATTGATGTATACAGCTACATGGCCGAAGGGGGTTCGTAAGATTGCAGCTGATCTATTGGTTAATTCAGTTCAGGTTAATATTGGTAATGTTGACGAGCTTGTTGCAAACAAGTCTATAACACAG CACATTGAAGTCTTGTCTCCGATGGAGAAACAACGGCGACTAGAACAAATCTTGAGATCCAATGAACCAGGGTCAAAGATCATTATCTTCTGTTCAACAAAGAAAATGTGTGACCAACTATCTCGCAATCTTACTCGCAACTTTGGAGCAGCTGCAATTCATGGGGATAAATCTCAGGGTGAGAGGGATTATGTATTAAGTCAGTTCCGCACTGGCAGGTCTCCCGTGCTTGTGGCTACTGATGTTGCTGCGCGGGGTCTAGACATCAAAGATATCAG GGTGGTGGTAAACTTTGACTTCCCAACTGGAATAGAGGATTATGTCCACAGAATTGGTAGGACAGGTCGGGCAGGGGCATCTGGTCTGGCCTATACATTTTTCTCCGATCAGGATGCTAAGCATGCTTTAGATCTTGTTAAAGTTTTAGAAGGTGCAAATCAATCTGTGCCAACTGAACTGCGTGATATGGTTTCACGAGGTGGTGGTATGGGAAAGGCTAGGTGGGGTTCTGGTCAAGGTGGACGCGGTGGGCGCTTCAATGGAAGCTATGTTGGTCGGAATGGAGGAAGGGGAGGAGGCTGGAATAATTCATCATCAGAAAGAGGCGGAGGACGTGGTTATGACCGGGGATCACGTGATAG TGACAGATATCTCAATGCGGATGCTTCAAGGAAGCGTAGTCGCAGCAGAAGCCCCAACAAGGGTTCAGGATGGAGTGATAAAAAGAGCCGGTTTACCTGA
- the LOC125862270 gene encoding ATP-dependent RNA helicase-like protein DB10 isoform X2 gives MAAILTASSGPSYAPEDPTLPKPWKGLVDGTTGYIYFWNPETNDTQYEKPVHSSNGVSAPAQKSAVFVSSSVQKPSQGQHYDPNGRHSRGSNSKVTSLKGDQNARSSSDHHEGYDSLGVGTDISQESYCRHNEISVMGGDVPAPLTSFEATGFPSEIVREMHQAGFSAPTPIQAQSWPVALQGRDIVAIAKTGSGKTLGYLIPGFIHLKNRRSNPQLGPTILVLSPTRELATQIQAEAVKFGKSSRISCTCLYGGAPKGPQLRELSRGVDIVVATPGRLNDILEMRRLSLGQVSYLVLDEADRMLDMGFEPQIRKIVKEVPTQRQTLMYTATWPKGVRKIAADLLVNSVQVNIGNVDELVANKSITQHIEVLSPMEKQRRLEQILRSNEPGSKIIIFCSTKKMCDQLSRNLTRNFGAAAIHGDKSQGERDYVLSQFRTGRSPVLVATDVAARGLDIKDIRVVVNFDFPTGIEDYVHRIGRTGRAGASGLAYTFFSDQDAKHALDLVKVLEGANQSVPTELRDMVSRGGGMGKARWGSGQGGRGGRFNGSYVGRNGGRGGGWNNSSSERGGGRGYDRGSRDRYLNADASRKRSRSRSPNKGSGWSDKKSRFT, from the exons ATGGCTGCTATTTTAACTGCATCCTCTGGTCCAAGCTATGCACCAGAAGACCCTACTCTCCCCAAACCTTGGAAAGGCCTAGTTGATGGTACAACTGGATATATCTACTTCTGGAATCCAGAGACCAATGATACCCAATATGAGAAGCCTGTTCACTCATCCAATGGAGTGTCTGCTCCAGCACAAAAGTCAGCTGTATTTGTTAGTTCATCTGTTCAAAAACCCTCTCAAGGTCAACATTATGATCCAAACGGTAGGCATAGCAGAGGTAGCAACAGCAAGGTTACATCCCTGAAGGGAGATCAG AATGCGAGAAGCAGTTCAGATCATCACGAAGGCTATGATTCTCTAGGTGTAGGAACTGACATATCTCAGGAATCGTATTGCCGCCATAATGAGATCTCTGTTATG GGAGGTGATGTTCCTGCACCTTTGACATCATTTGAAGCAACTGGGTTTCCTTCAGAGATTGTGAGGGAG ATGCATCAGGCTGGGTTTTCTGCTCCTACTCCAATTCAGGCACAATCTTGGCCCGTTGCCCTTCAGGGCCGTGACATAGTAGCCATTGCGAAGACTGGGTCTGGGAAAACTTTGGGTTACTTGATTCCAGGATTTATTCATCTAAAAAATCGTCGCAGTAATCCTCAATTAGGCCCAACTATTTTGGTGCTCTCACCAACAAGAGAGTTAGCCACGCAGATACAAGCTGAAGCTGTAAAGTTTGGGAAATCCTCTAGGATATCTTGCACG TGCCTGTATGGAGGTGCTCCAAAAGGTCCTCAACTCCGAGAGCTGAGTAGGGGTGTAGATATTGTTGTCGCCACTCCTGGTCGTTTGAATGACATACTGGAAATGAGAAGGCTTAGTCTTGGTCAAGTTTCTTACCTGGTGTTAGATGAAGCAGATCGTATGCTAGACATGGGATTTGAACCTCAGATAAGAAAGATTGTGAAAGAGGTGCCTACGCAGAGGCAGACATTGATGTATACAGCTACATGGCCGAAGGGGGTTCGTAAGATTGCAGCTGATCTATTGGTTAATTCAGTTCAGGTTAATATTGGTAATGTTGACGAGCTTGTTGCAAACAAGTCTATAACACAG CACATTGAAGTCTTGTCTCCGATGGAGAAACAACGGCGACTAGAACAAATCTTGAGATCCAATGAACCAGGGTCAAAGATCATTATCTTCTGTTCAACAAAGAAAATGTGTGACCAACTATCTCGCAATCTTACTCGCAACTTTGGAGCAGCTGCAATTCATGGGGATAAATCTCAGGGTGAGAGGGATTATGTATTAAGTCAGTTCCGCACTGGCAGGTCTCCCGTGCTTGTGGCTACTGATGTTGCTGCGCGGGGTCTAGACATCAAAGATATCAG GGTGGTGGTAAACTTTGACTTCCCAACTGGAATAGAGGATTATGTCCACAGAATTGGTAGGACAGGTCGGGCAGGGGCATCTGGTCTGGCCTATACATTTTTCTCCGATCAGGATGCTAAGCATGCTTTAGATCTTGTTAAAGTTTTAGAAGGTGCAAATCAATCTGTGCCAACTGAACTGCGTGATATGGTTTCACGAGGTGGTGGTATGGGAAAGGCTAGGTGGGGTTCTGGTCAAGGTGGACGCGGTGGGCGCTTCAATGGAAGCTATGTTGGTCGGAATGGAGGAAGGGGAGGAGGCTGGAATAATTCATCATCAGAAAGAGGCGGAGGACGTGGTTATGACCGGGGATCACGTGATAG ATATCTCAATGCGGATGCTTCAAGGAAGCGTAGTCGCAGCAGAAGCCCCAACAAGGGTTCAGGATGGAGTGATAAAAAGAGCCGGTTTACCTGA